From the genome of Uranotaenia lowii strain MFRU-FL chromosome 1, ASM2978415v1, whole genome shotgun sequence, one region includes:
- the LOC129740234 gene encoding uncharacterized protein LOC129740234, whose amino-acid sequence MVIKESQDFRRSRNSSLQGTRRRFDSGRGVRGNRKQIPEESGLHGGEFHQKSARQWSRVSEERFVVFRNNPGKSCTESKPTAAGGERFGLDAGQRIVVDRRRQSAATASMLSGHPNANCCCVRHPSGFCDFWVNDDRPIDRHSWDESSPEHPVKCT is encoded by the coding sequence ATGGTCATCAAGGAATCGCAGGACTTCCGGAGAAGCCGGAATTCATCGCTACAAGGTACCAGACGGAGATTCGACAGTGGTCGAGGAGTTCGAGGGAACCGGAAACAGATTCCGGAAGAATCCGGATTGCACGGAGGAGAATTTCACCAGAAAAGTGCTCGACAGTGGTCGAGAGTATCAGAGGAACGGTTCGTGGTTTTCCGAAACAATCCGGGTAAAAGCTGCACGGAATCGAAGCCGACGGCTGCCGGTGGAGAACGATTCGGCCTTGACGCAGGCCAGAGAATCGTCGTCGACCGAAGAAGGCAATCTGCCGCAACCGCAAGTATGCTGTCAGGACATCCAAATGCGAATTGTTGCTGCGTTCGCCACCCGAGCGGTTTCTGCGATTTCTGGGTCAATGATGACCGACCAATTGATCGTCATTCTTGGGACGAATCGAGTCCGGAACATCCAGTGAAATGCACGTAA
- the LOC129740233 gene encoding eukaryotic translation initiation factor 4E-like, which yields MGGKTKEEIVQRPESTEQNHTDQDGIVDPESRIKHPLQFHWTLWYQEPEKNKSWGGNLNEVATVGAVEDFWKSYNHIKSPSDLKTGGDCSLFKQGIRPMWEDEKNFRGGRWVINVPRQQHHELDKYWLDTIWCRIGEVFDNPEEICGAVVDVRPKMNKIAIWTSTVMNRDAPMPEKAVSRFLAIFEP from the coding sequence ATGGGTGGCAAAACCAAGGAGGAGATTGTGCAACGACCGGAGAGCACCGAGCAAAATCATACCGACCAGGACGGCATCGTCGATCCGGAAAGCCGCATCAAGCATCCGCTGCAATTCCATTGGACGCTCTGGTATCAGGAACCGGAAAAGAACAAATCGTGGGGAGGCAACCTGAACGAGGTGGCCACCGTCGGTGCCGTTGAGGACTTCTGGAAATCATACAACCACATCAAGAGCCCGTCGGACCTGAAGACCGGGGGCGATTGTTCGCTGTTCAAGCAGGGCATCCGCCCCATGTGGGAAGACGAGAAGAATTTCCGCGGCGGCCGGTGGGTGATCAACGTGCCCCGGCAGCAGCACCACGAATTGGACAAATATTGGCTGGATACGATATGGTGTCGAATTGGCGAGGTTTTCGATAATCCTGAAGAAATTTGCGGTGCCGTCGTGGATGTTCGCCCGAAGATGAATAAAATTGCGATTTGGACCTCCACTGTCATGAACCGGGACGCGCCGATGCCGGAGAAAGCTGTAAGTCGATTTCTTGCCATATTCGAACCATAA